One window of the Shewanella khirikhana genome contains the following:
- a CDS encoding sigma-70 family RNA polymerase sigma factor — translation MQIFRQNQRESRYDRSTATTPIRDMQDSVQDNSEDSLRGLLVAVANHRDKAAFRALFDHFGPKIKAFGLARLSQQGLAMDLVQETLTTVWIKAHLFDADKGNVSTWVYAIMRNQCFDMLRRVKHNREDAFGDDLWPLFEADSSSGEFGDHKLDNLLTQYLSRLPKLQREVVQGIYLQELSQQELAEKLGVPLGTIKSRLRLGLEKLKSLLEKHHD, via the coding sequence ATGCAAATTTTCAGGCAAAATCAACGCGAGTCCCGCTATGATAGAAGCACAGCAACAACGCCTATCAGGGATATGCAGGACTCGGTACAGGATAACAGCGAAGACAGTCTGCGCGGCTTACTTGTGGCTGTGGCCAATCACAGAGACAAGGCAGCCTTTCGCGCACTGTTTGACCATTTCGGCCCCAAAATCAAAGCCTTTGGTTTAGCTCGCCTTTCTCAGCAGGGGCTGGCGATGGATCTGGTGCAGGAAACCCTCACCACAGTCTGGATCAAAGCGCATCTGTTCGACGCCGATAAAGGCAATGTCAGCACCTGGGTTTACGCCATCATGCGGAACCAGTGCTTCGACATGTTAAGGCGCGTTAAACACAACCGTGAAGATGCGTTTGGGGATGACCTCTGGCCACTGTTTGAGGCCGACAGCAGCAGCGGCGAGTTTGGCGATCACAAACTCGATAACCTGCTCACTCAGTATTTATCTCGCCTGCCAAAGCTCCAACGGGAAGTGGTTCAGGGCATTTATCTGCAGGAACTCAGTCAACAGGAGTTGGCCGAGAAACTCGGCGTGCCCCTGGGCACCATCAAATCGCGGTTGCGATTGGGCCTGGAAAAGCTGAAAAGCCTGCTGGAGAAACACCATGATTAA
- a CDS encoding LON peptidase substrate-binding domain-containing protein: MQLALFPLPVCLLPGGTTQLRIFEPRYKRLVSESLSTAQGFALCMLGEDNQPLPVATRAEIVDFETLEDGLLGITVHGKERLEVLSWQSESDGLKRGTVRTLPPWPQQQLTEDYRVLSDKLTELFQAYPRQNAFFEQADFNNLTWVCQRWLEILPIGLEHKQRCYREDNAELTLTLLEQIFEKD, translated from the coding sequence ATGCAACTGGCGCTGTTCCCACTACCTGTTTGTCTGCTTCCCGGCGGCACCACCCAACTGCGGATTTTCGAGCCCAGATATAAGCGGCTGGTGAGTGAATCCTTAAGCACAGCTCAGGGATTTGCCCTGTGCATGCTGGGGGAAGACAATCAGCCGTTGCCAGTGGCCACCCGCGCCGAAATCGTTGATTTTGAAACCCTGGAAGATGGTCTGCTCGGCATTACCGTCCACGGAAAAGAGCGGCTGGAAGTGCTCTCGTGGCAAAGTGAATCCGATGGACTGAAGCGCGGCACTGTACGTACCCTGCCCCCTTGGCCACAGCAGCAGTTAACCGAAGATTATAGGGTGCTGAGCGACAAACTTACTGAGTTATTTCAAGCTTATCCGCGCCAAAATGCCTTTTTCGAGCAAGCCGATTTTAACAACCTCACCTGGGTGTGTCAGCGCTGGCTGGAAATACTGCCGATTGGTCTTGAACACAAGCAGCGCTGCTACCGAGAAGACAATGCCGAACTCACCCTGACTCTGCTTGAGCAAATTTTCGAAAAAGACTGA